One stretch of Segatella copri DNA includes these proteins:
- a CDS encoding glycosyltransferase family 4 protein yields the protein MNIVYIIEDYSENGGVEKIVSMKANTFYQEYHHQVTVISVYEDKRKQQYILDEGIRLIHLHVPFAKKTRNKVYKLLSRIITLLLAAYRLNKTIKQVNPDVVFFTTTLGALLLPLCHTKARRIYESHLARSFNPFHSLFGLMERKADAIVCLTHDDAKEFQSTKNVYVIPNFINIPHQKVKDYSCKKAIAVGRLEQQKGFDRLISCWKDVAKQYPDWQLDIYGTGSLYHILQEQITSLGLEKQVKLCGRGKNMMEIYPNYSLHVMSSHYEGQGIVMLEAQACGLPSVTFDFKYGANEIIRDEINGIIVRQNDNEAFITAICKMINSESLRHNLGMKAQTMAIQYSKFNIFQKWLELLRCYT from the coding sequence ATGAATATAGTATACATCATAGAAGACTATTCTGAGAATGGAGGCGTAGAAAAAATCGTTTCTATGAAAGCTAATACATTCTATCAAGAATATCATCATCAGGTTACTGTTATTTCTGTATATGAAGATAAACGGAAACAACAGTATATATTAGACGAAGGTATCCGGCTGATTCATCTTCATGTTCCTTTTGCCAAGAAGACAAGAAATAAAGTATATAAGTTATTAAGCAGAATTATTACACTATTATTAGCAGCTTATAGATTAAATAAAACAATTAAACAGGTTAATCCCGACGTAGTATTCTTTACAACTACATTGGGAGCATTGTTATTACCTCTTTGTCATACCAAGGCTAGAAGAATATACGAATCACATTTGGCACGTTCATTCAATCCTTTTCACTCACTATTCGGATTAATGGAAAGAAAAGCTGATGCTATAGTTTGTCTGACTCATGACGATGCTAAAGAATTTCAATCGACAAAGAATGTATACGTTATCCCCAACTTTATCAACATACCACACCAAAAGGTAAAAGACTACAGTTGCAAAAAAGCTATTGCTGTAGGAAGATTAGAACAACAGAAAGGTTTTGACAGATTGATTAGCTGTTGGAAAGATGTAGCCAAACAATATCCCGACTGGCAACTCGATATTTATGGAACCGGCTCACTTTACCATATATTACAAGAGCAAATTACAAGTTTAGGATTGGAAAAACAGGTAAAATTGTGTGGCAGAGGAAAAAATATGATGGAAATATATCCTAACTATAGTTTACACGTAATGTCTTCACATTATGAAGGTCAAGGTATTGTAATGTTAGAAGCTCAAGCATGTGGTTTACCTTCTGTTACTTTTGACTTTAAATATGGAGCTAACGAAATTATTAGAGACGAAATAAATGGTATTATCGTAAGACAAAATGATAATGAAGCTTTTATCACAGCCATTTGCAAGATGATAAATTCAGAATCACTACGCCATAATCTGGGTATGAAAGCTCAAACCATGGCTATTCAATATTCTAAATTTAACATCTTTCAAAAATGGCTAGAACTATTGAGATGTTATACTTAA
- a CDS encoding phosphoethanolamine transferase: MVSLKKYIIKWLKILQTPIVKEFPFFLLFLLAITIMPIRFIPSHVHYFFMNRVFDFFFIDFPRAGAISYLFTLFVFYIRNRFIKISLYTFALLLFAVCLFLHLVFNKTLQPDIITLIVETNKREASEFLYSFLLSKGGILTLIFLIFYVVLVVLCERKKNKITLFLKSLKHEKIINLLLSAFIFCGFLQFGFYKEIVSVSTIDDMPEEYGCRDSITTLFYSLYNIYLVNLEMKHAVDVTCCAKQSHISVDSDSLNVVYVIGESYIKCHSQLYGYYLPTTPNLYQEKKKGNLFVFDNVVSPFNRTTLTMKNTLCCNSLRNHEKWSDSPYFPALFKKAGYQVYYWDVQKDDELQAPFVFSMNSFVYNQLLMKESYTQISKNVFEYDNQAVVDFSKEAKGIGKHNLVIFHLMGQHVMATKRYPHISQFNIFSYRNIRSKQPYLNDEKKQMIAEYDNATLYNDYVLKNIIDLFRDKNTVVLYFSDHGEEIYDYRDSYGRVVFDDNMKNLGYKYQYEVPFMIWCSDKYKQKYPAIINNIKKALHRSFRTDEICNVVFHISQLNTPYYRDKYDLLSPSFVPLDSVSQSMYN; this comes from the coding sequence ATGGTAAGTCTGAAAAAATATATTATAAAATGGTTAAAGATATTGCAAACTCCTATTGTTAAGGAGTTTCCTTTCTTTCTTTTATTCTTATTGGCAATTACGATTATGCCGATAAGATTTATTCCTTCGCACGTTCATTATTTTTTTATGAATCGTGTGTTCGATTTCTTTTTTATTGATTTTCCTAGAGCTGGAGCGATCTCTTATCTTTTTACCTTATTTGTTTTTTATATCCGAAACAGATTTATTAAGATAAGTCTTTACACTTTTGCGTTATTATTATTTGCTGTATGCTTGTTTTTGCATTTGGTGTTTAATAAAACTTTACAGCCAGATATTATTACTCTGATAGTTGAAACAAATAAAAGAGAAGCATCAGAGTTTTTGTATTCTTTTCTTTTATCTAAGGGAGGAATACTTACTTTGATTTTCTTGATATTTTATGTTGTATTAGTTGTTTTATGTGAGAGAAAAAAAAATAAAATCACTCTTTTCTTGAAAAGTCTGAAACATGAGAAGATAATCAATTTACTGTTATCAGCTTTTATTTTTTGTGGATTTCTACAGTTTGGTTTTTATAAAGAAATTGTTTCTGTGAGTACAATAGATGATATGCCTGAAGAATATGGTTGTCGTGATTCGATAACAACCTTATTTTATTCTTTATATAATATTTATTTAGTTAATTTAGAGATGAAACATGCTGTAGATGTAACATGCTGTGCTAAACAGTCTCATATTTCAGTTGATAGTGATTCTCTGAATGTAGTTTATGTAATCGGAGAATCTTATATAAAATGCCATTCTCAGTTGTATGGATATTATTTGCCAACAACTCCGAATCTGTATCAAGAAAAGAAAAAAGGTAACTTATTTGTATTTGACAATGTAGTTAGTCCTTTTAATCGTACTACTTTAACGATGAAAAATACGTTGTGTTGTAACAGTCTGCGTAACCATGAAAAATGGTCTGATAGTCCTTATTTTCCAGCTCTATTTAAAAAAGCTGGTTATCAGGTTTATTACTGGGATGTTCAGAAGGATGATGAATTACAGGCTCCGTTTGTATTCTCTATGAATTCTTTTGTTTATAATCAATTACTAATGAAGGAATCCTATACGCAAATAAGTAAGAATGTTTTCGAATATGATAATCAGGCAGTAGTAGATTTTTCCAAGGAAGCTAAGGGTATTGGTAAGCATAATCTTGTTATCTTTCATCTGATGGGACAGCATGTTATGGCAACAAAACGCTATCCTCATATATCACAGTTTAATATATTTTCTTATAGAAATATTCGTAGCAAACAGCCTTATTTGAATGATGAAAAGAAACAGATGATAGCAGAATATGATAATGCTACTCTATATAATGACTATGTATTGAAAAATATTATTGATTTATTTAGAGATAAAAATACGGTAGTCCTCTATTTTTCTGATCATGGTGAAGAAATATATGATTATAGAGATTCGTATGGACGAGTTGTTTTTGATGATAATATGAAGAATTTAGGATATAAGTATCAGTATGAAGTACCTTTTATGATATGGTGTTCTGATAAGTATAAACAGAAATATCCCGCGATTATAAATAATATCAAAAAAGCACTTCATCGTTCTTTCCGTACTGATGAAATCTGTAATGTAGTATTTCACATATCCCAACTTAATACACCTTATTATCGGGACAAATATGATCTATTGAGTCCTTCTTTCGTACCATTAGATTCTGTTTCACAATCGATGTACAATTAA